In one window of Paraflavitalea soli DNA:
- a CDS encoding CusA/CzcA family heavy metal efflux RND transporter, whose product MLNKIIHFSIKNKLIIGLFTLGLIIWGTWSASKLPVDAVPDITNNQVQIITLTPTLAAQETEQLVTYPIEQSIANLPDLVEMRSISRFGLSVITVVFDDKVDVYFARQLITEKLKEAEQKIPKGIGTPELGPVSTGLGEIYQYVIHPKKGAEDKYSAMDLRTMQDWIVARQLYGTPGVAEVNSFGGLLKQYEVAVNPDRLKGMNTTMGEIFTALEKNNANTGGAYIDKKPNAYFIRGIGLVSSLEDIRQIVVKNVSGIPVLVKDVATVQLGNAIRYGSVTYNGEKEVVGGIVMMLKGANSAAVVSRVKEKMATIQRSLPQDVLIEPFLDRTDLVDRAVSTVKTNLIEGALIVIFVLVVFLGNIRAGLIVASAIPLSMLFALGMMHAFGVSANLMSLGAIDFGLIVDGAVIVVEATLHHLGLRKTGGKLTQAEMDVEVFDSASKIRSSAAFGEIIILIVYIPILTLAGIEGKMFRPMAQTVSFAILGALILSLTYIPMMSALILPKTRMTKRTIADRMMGFLQRLYTPLLTKALKARKGIVLITVAIFGLAIFCFSRLGGEFIPQLREGDYAFHCILPQGTSLSQSIETSMQASRIVKSFPEVKMVVGKTGSAEVPTDPMPPEASDLIIVLKPVKEWTTTKDYNELADMIKEKLEVIPGVFFEVNQPIQMRFNELMTGVRQDVAVKVFGENIDTLAGIANKVARIVQSVQGATAPQIERTTGLPQITIEYDRARIAAYGLNVDDINNTVSTAFAGQAAGVVFENERKFDLVVRLDSSSRSSIEDVSNLFVATPDNKQIPLSQVATVRFKEGPAQISREEGKRRIVVGFNISGRDVQSVVEEIQGKLDGAQLLPTGYYYTYGGTFENLQQASARLQIAVPIALVLIFLLLYFTFHSFKEALLIYTAIPMSAIGGVFALMLRDMPFSISAGVGFIALFGVAVLNGIVLISTFNQLEKEGMTDVFQRVFEGTKTRLRPVLMTATVASLGFIPMALSTGAGAEVQKPLATVVIGGLVSATFLTLFVLPMLYILFNKKRRGGRQAVPATVIISILLLTTLSPQAQQGGGTRISIDQAITGAGRNLQFEINQQQITKGQAQIRTGGALPKTGVFAENEDLRPSDREGILKIGLSQSIGWPGLYGAQKKLYKEQLNYYTVNGQVVNAEVKRHVRTVYYQLWYLQDKQHLYQRLDSIYATLSTAAIIKVKAGDSPGLDSIAANVRLRELQALAQQTATEVAVQQRILMQLLNTDSVYLPAAGALEKLPLLTGGGDSLHPVLALQQQQVNIANAGIVVTKNSNRPEFSGRFFSQRLYGLSDPFTGFSVSVALPLLGTGATRNKVKVAQAEVALQEKELAYAQQVLLTKRDQAVKEVQKNAAMLSFYENTGLKQATEIIKAATLAYRAGEIGFTGLSQYLTQAIDIQRNYLENLNAYNHSVIQYYYYYNQ is encoded by the coding sequence ATGCTTAATAAAATCATACATTTCTCCATTAAAAATAAGCTGATCATCGGGCTCTTTACGCTAGGGCTGATCATCTGGGGCACCTGGAGCGCCAGTAAACTGCCGGTGGATGCTGTACCGGACATCACGAACAACCAGGTTCAGATCATTACGCTGACACCTACGCTGGCTGCGCAGGAAACAGAACAACTGGTAACCTATCCGATTGAACAAAGTATTGCCAACCTGCCGGACCTGGTTGAAATGCGCTCGATCTCGCGTTTTGGACTATCGGTGATCACAGTGGTATTTGATGACAAAGTGGATGTGTACTTCGCCCGGCAACTGATCACAGAAAAGTTAAAGGAAGCAGAACAAAAAATACCCAAGGGGATCGGCACTCCTGAACTGGGTCCGGTGAGTACAGGTCTTGGAGAGATCTACCAATATGTGATCCACCCGAAAAAAGGAGCGGAAGATAAATATTCGGCGATGGACCTGCGTACGATGCAGGATTGGATCGTAGCGCGGCAACTGTATGGGACGCCCGGCGTGGCGGAGGTGAATAGTTTTGGTGGCTTACTGAAACAATATGAAGTGGCGGTGAACCCGGACCGGTTGAAGGGTATGAATACGACGATGGGAGAAATATTCACAGCGCTTGAAAAAAACAATGCGAATACGGGCGGGGCCTATATTGACAAAAAGCCAAATGCTTATTTTATCCGGGGTATTGGACTTGTGTCCTCACTGGAAGACATTCGGCAAATTGTGGTTAAGAATGTGAGTGGTATACCGGTGCTGGTAAAAGATGTGGCCACGGTGCAGCTGGGCAACGCGATCCGCTATGGATCGGTGACGTACAACGGGGAAAAAGAAGTGGTAGGGGGCATTGTGATGATGCTTAAAGGGGCCAACAGCGCAGCGGTGGTGAGCCGGGTGAAAGAAAAAATGGCAACGATCCAACGCTCGTTGCCTCAGGATGTGCTGATAGAACCTTTCCTGGACAGGACGGACCTGGTAGACCGTGCGGTGAGTACGGTAAAGACGAACCTGATCGAAGGGGCGCTCATCGTGATCTTCGTATTGGTGGTGTTCCTGGGCAATATACGGGCAGGGCTCATTGTGGCCTCCGCGATCCCGCTATCGATGTTGTTTGCGCTGGGTATGATGCACGCCTTTGGCGTAAGCGCCAACCTCATGAGCCTTGGCGCCATCGACTTTGGCCTGATCGTAGACGGAGCGGTGATCGTAGTGGAAGCTACGCTGCATCATCTTGGATTACGCAAAACGGGCGGCAAGCTTACGCAGGCGGAAATGGATGTGGAAGTATTTGATTCGGCCTCCAAGATCCGCAGCAGTGCGGCCTTTGGGGAGATCATCATCCTCATTGTATACATACCGATCCTTACGCTGGCAGGCATAGAAGGCAAGATGTTTCGGCCAATGGCGCAAACGGTGAGCTTTGCGATCCTGGGGGCGCTGATCCTCTCGCTCACGTACATCCCCATGATGAGTGCATTGATCCTGCCCAAAACACGGATGACGAAAAGAACGATCGCTGACAGGATGATGGGCTTCCTGCAACGCCTGTATACGCCGCTGCTGACCAAGGCGCTGAAGGCCCGAAAGGGGATCGTGTTGATCACGGTTGCTATATTCGGCCTGGCTATCTTCTGCTTCAGCAGGCTGGGTGGCGAATTTATACCGCAGCTGCGGGAAGGTGACTACGCCTTCCATTGCATACTGCCACAAGGGACCTCACTATCGCAAAGCATCGAAACGTCGATGCAGGCCAGCCGGATCGTCAAATCCTTTCCGGAAGTAAAAATGGTGGTGGGTAAAACAGGATCGGCAGAAGTACCCACAGACCCTATGCCGCCGGAAGCATCGGACCTGATCATTGTGCTGAAGCCAGTGAAGGAGTGGACCACCACCAAAGACTACAATGAGCTGGCGGATATGATCAAAGAAAAACTGGAGGTAATCCCCGGGGTATTCTTTGAGGTGAACCAACCGATCCAAATGCGGTTCAATGAACTGATGACGGGGGTGCGGCAGGATGTGGCGGTAAAAGTGTTTGGAGAAAATATAGATACGCTGGCAGGCATTGCCAATAAGGTGGCCAGGATAGTGCAATCGGTGCAAGGGGCTACTGCTCCGCAGATAGAGCGCACGACAGGGCTGCCGCAGATTACGATCGAGTATGACCGGGCGCGGATAGCGGCCTATGGTTTGAATGTGGATGATATTAACAATACGGTGAGCACGGCTTTTGCCGGCCAGGCAGCAGGGGTGGTATTTGAAAATGAAAGGAAGTTTGACCTGGTGGTGCGGCTGGACAGCAGCAGCCGTTCTTCGATAGAAGATGTAAGCAACCTGTTTGTGGCCACGCCTGATAACAAACAGATCCCGTTATCGCAGGTGGCCACGGTACGGTTTAAGGAAGGGCCTGCACAGATCAGCCGGGAAGAGGGCAAACGCCGGATCGTGGTGGGTTTTAATATTTCAGGAAGGGATGTACAAAGTGTGGTGGAAGAGATACAGGGAAAACTGGACGGGGCGCAACTGCTTCCAACGGGCTATTACTACACGTATGGGGGCACTTTTGAAAACCTGCAACAAGCATCTGCCCGGCTGCAGATAGCGGTGCCGATTGCGCTGGTACTTATTTTCCTGCTGCTTTATTTCACTTTCCATTCGTTTAAAGAAGCGCTGTTGATCTATACAGCTATTCCGATGAGTGCGATAGGTGGCGTTTTTGCGCTGATGCTGCGGGATATGCCTTTTAGTATTTCTGCGGGGGTAGGTTTTATCGCGCTGTTTGGGGTAGCGGTATTGAATGGCATTGTGCTGATCAGCACCTTCAACCAGTTGGAAAAAGAAGGCATGACAGATGTATTCCAGCGTGTGTTTGAAGGAACGAAGACCCGGCTCAGGCCGGTACTGATGACAGCCACGGTTGCTTCGCTCGGTTTTATACCGATGGCGCTTTCTACGGGCGCGGGCGCAGAAGTACAAAAACCTTTGGCGACTGTAGTGATCGGCGGACTGGTGAGTGCTACTTTTTTAACCTTGTTTGTTCTTCCTATGTTATACATACTATTCAATAAAAAAAGAAGGGGTGGTAGGCAAGCAGTACCCGCAACCGTTATCATATCCATTTTATTGTTGACAACGCTTTCGCCGCAGGCGCAGCAAGGGGGTGGTACACGCATCAGTATTGACCAGGCGATTACAGGAGCGGGCCGCAACCTGCAATTTGAGATCAACCAACAGCAGATCACAAAAGGGCAGGCGCAGATACGGACGGGAGGGGCCTTGCCTAAGACGGGGGTATTTGCAGAAAATGAAGACCTGCGACCCAGTGACAGGGAAGGCATTTTGAAGATAGGGCTTTCGCAAAGTATTGGATGGCCTGGCTTGTACGGTGCGCAAAAGAAACTGTATAAAGAGCAGCTGAACTACTATACGGTCAATGGCCAGGTGGTGAATGCGGAGGTAAAGCGACATGTGCGAACGGTCTACTACCAACTATGGTATTTGCAGGATAAACAGCACTTGTACCAACGGCTGGACAGTATTTACGCCACACTGAGCACGGCTGCCATCATTAAAGTGAAAGCTGGCGACAGTCCCGGATTGGATAGCATTGCCGCCAATGTGCGACTGCGGGAGTTGCAGGCGCTGGCGCAACAAACGGCCACAGAGGTGGCGGTACAGCAAAGGATACTGATGCAATTGCTGAATACAGATTCGGTTTACCTGCCGGCGGCCGGGGCTTTGGAGAAACTGCCCTTGCTGACGGGTGGCGGGGATTCGCTGCATCCGGTGCTGGCGCTGCAGCAGCAACAGGTGAACATTGCCAATGCGGGCATAGTTGTTACGAAAAACAGTAACCGGCCTGAGTTTTCGGGGCGCTTTTTCAGTCAGCGGTTGTATGGCCTGAGTGATCCCTTCACGGGTTTTTCGGTGTCGGTGGCATTGCCCTTGTTGGGAACGGGTGCTACGCGCAATAAGGTAAAAGTGGCGCAGGCAGAAGTGGCGCTGCAGGAAAAGGAACTGGCTTATGCGCAGCAAGTGCTGTTGACGAAGCGGGACCAGGCGGTGAAAGAAGTACAGAAAAACGCAGCGATGCTTTCGTTTTATGAAAACACGGGATTGAAGCAGGCCACGGAGATCATCAAGGCGGCTACGCTGGCCTACCGGGCGGGCGAGATCGGATTTACGGGGTTATCGCAATACCTGACGCAGGCGATCGATATTCAACGCAACTATCTTGAAAACCTGAATGCTTATAATCATTCAGTCATCCAATACTATTATTACTACAACCAATAG
- a CDS encoding heavy metal translocating P-type ATPase: MDKIKINLDVLLPDVPNERDGCVQRIISELKDTKGIDNIHVIPEKDDRKAQFCFHYDPSLISLEKVQQLAEQAGARITQRYGHLLVEVSGIRHQRQTKLIETVLQQEKGVLSVSASATGVIAIEFDTQSISAGKVYGLLEKQGLTIMNRQSAPAHQVAPLPAGDSKPGKEKHVHGEGEEHDHEHDHGGHSHGGIFGKNTELIFSLTCGALIGISYGLSFLPGITAWTPNILYIIAYFFGGYFTAKEAVQTVLKGGFEIDFLMLVAAIGAAILGSWLEGALLLFLFSLGHALEHYAMEKARKSIAALTALAPKTAFRKQDGQIQEVKIEELKVGDVVVIKPNTKISADGIVIAGNSSVNQAPITGESIPVDKTAVDNKDIDPKEAMKLDGKYRVYAGTINGNEVLEIKVSKAATDSTLSRLVKMVNEAQTQKSPTQQFTDKIERVFVPAVLILVTLLCFAFLVIDEPFGKSFYRAMAVLVAASPCALAISTPSAVLSGVARAARAGVLIKGGRPLEDLGTLTALAFDKTGTLTEGKPRLTTVQPYGDLTKAGLLKMVVAVESLSDHPIAKAIVRDGKKQLGQEAIPGAHSMEAVLGKGIKALLGNDQLYAGNLALFESLDGTKPSNEIIAALRTAEAGGQTTMLIRKNQEYVGLIGVMDTPRAEAKETLARLQEIGIKKMIMLTGDNQQVAEAIAKEIGLTDAMGSLLPEQKVAAIQQLAEQEGKVAMVGDGVNDAPAMAKSTVGIAMGAAGSDVALETADIALMGDQLSLLPFAIGLSRQSKRIITQNLVISLGMVALLIPLTILGVAPIGPAVAAHEGSTLVVVANALRLLAYKNKEQTM; this comes from the coding sequence ATGGACAAGATAAAAATCAACCTGGACGTTCTGCTACCGGATGTGCCTAATGAAAGGGATGGTTGTGTACAGCGAATAATTTCGGAATTGAAGGATACGAAGGGGATCGACAATATACATGTTATACCGGAAAAGGACGACAGGAAAGCGCAGTTCTGTTTTCATTATGATCCTTCGCTTATTTCGCTGGAGAAAGTACAGCAACTGGCAGAACAGGCGGGGGCCAGGATCACGCAACGGTACGGACACCTGCTGGTGGAAGTATCGGGCATCCGGCACCAACGGCAAACGAAACTGATAGAAACGGTGCTTCAGCAGGAGAAGGGGGTACTGTCGGTATCAGCCTCAGCAACGGGTGTAATAGCTATTGAATTTGACACGCAATCTATATCAGCGGGGAAAGTGTATGGCTTGCTGGAAAAGCAGGGACTGACTATTATGAACAGGCAGTCTGCCCCAGCACACCAAGTGGCTCCATTGCCCGCCGGGGACAGTAAACCTGGTAAGGAAAAACATGTGCATGGTGAAGGGGAGGAACACGATCATGAACATGATCACGGGGGGCACTCGCATGGCGGGATCTTCGGGAAAAATACGGAGCTTATTTTCAGTCTGACCTGTGGAGCGCTCATTGGGATCAGCTACGGGCTGTCTTTTCTCCCCGGCATAACTGCCTGGACACCCAATATACTGTATATCATCGCTTACTTTTTTGGAGGTTATTTCACGGCGAAAGAGGCTGTACAAACGGTGCTCAAAGGCGGGTTTGAGATCGATTTCCTGATGCTGGTGGCAGCCATTGGGGCAGCGATACTGGGAAGCTGGCTGGAAGGGGCTTTGTTGTTGTTTTTGTTTAGCCTCGGTCATGCGCTGGAACACTATGCCATGGAAAAGGCGCGGAAATCGATTGCGGCACTGACAGCACTGGCGCCTAAAACGGCCTTTCGCAAACAGGACGGCCAAATACAGGAAGTAAAGATCGAGGAGCTGAAGGTGGGTGACGTTGTAGTGATCAAACCGAATACAAAGATCTCAGCGGATGGTATTGTCATTGCAGGTAATAGCAGCGTAAACCAGGCACCCATTACGGGAGAGAGTATCCCTGTAGATAAAACGGCGGTTGACAACAAAGATATAGATCCAAAGGAGGCGATGAAACTGGATGGGAAATACCGCGTGTATGCCGGTACGATCAACGGCAATGAGGTGCTCGAGATCAAGGTGTCGAAAGCAGCTACGGATTCTACTTTGTCGAGGCTGGTGAAAATGGTGAATGAAGCGCAGACGCAAAAATCGCCGACGCAACAGTTTACGGATAAGATCGAACGGGTGTTTGTACCTGCGGTACTAATCCTCGTGACGTTGCTTTGTTTTGCCTTCCTGGTGATCGATGAACCGTTCGGTAAAAGTTTTTACCGGGCGATGGCGGTGCTGGTAGCGGCCAGTCCCTGTGCGCTCGCCATTTCTACGCCCAGTGCTGTACTAAGTGGTGTTGCGCGTGCTGCACGGGCAGGGGTACTTATCAAAGGCGGCCGTCCACTGGAAGACCTCGGCACGCTGACGGCCCTGGCTTTCGATAAGACGGGAACGCTTACGGAGGGGAAACCCAGGTTAACCACCGTGCAGCCTTACGGTGACCTGACAAAAGCAGGGCTGTTAAAGATGGTGGTGGCAGTAGAAAGCCTGAGTGATCATCCGATCGCCAAAGCGATCGTGCGGGATGGAAAAAAGCAACTGGGGCAGGAAGCCATACCCGGGGCGCATAGTATGGAAGCGGTGTTGGGGAAGGGCATCAAAGCCTTGCTGGGCAATGACCAGCTCTATGCAGGCAACCTGGCGTTATTTGAATCGCTTGACGGTACAAAGCCTTCTAACGAGATCATAGCGGCCCTACGAACAGCAGAAGCAGGGGGACAGACTACGATGCTGATCCGGAAGAACCAGGAGTATGTTGGCCTGATCGGGGTAATGGATACACCCCGCGCAGAAGCCAAAGAAACATTGGCGCGGTTACAGGAGATCGGCATCAAAAAAATGATCATGCTGACTGGTGACAACCAACAAGTGGCAGAAGCAATTGCGAAAGAGATCGGCCTCACGGATGCCATGGGTAGTTTACTGCCTGAACAGAAGGTAGCAGCCATACAGCAGCTGGCTGAGCAGGAAGGTAAAGTAGCGATGGTGGGTGATGGTGTCAATGACGCGCCTGCCATGGCCAAGAGCACGGTAGGCATTGCTATGGGGGCTGCCGGCAGTGATGTGGCGCTTGAGACTGCTGATATAGCGTTGATGGGCGATCAATTGTCGCTACTTCCCTTTGCGATTGGCCTGAGCCGGCAATCAAAGCGGATCATTACGCAGAACCTGGTGATCAGCTTGGGCATGGTGGCCTTATTGATCCCGTTGACGATACTGGGGGTTGCGCCGATCGGTCCTGCGGTGGCGGCGCATGAAGGGTCGACGCTTGTAGTGGTGGCGAATGCGCTGCGCCTACTGGCTTATAAAAATAAAGAGCAAACGATGTGA
- a CDS encoding iron chaperone: MATKTMTAPAANIDAYIAGFPAPVQKVLKQIRATVRAAAPDAEEAIKYAMPTFMLNGKQLVLFAAFKKHIGFFPAPTGEKAFEKRPGGL; the protein is encoded by the coding sequence ATGGCTACCAAAACGATGACGGCGCCTGCCGCCAATATTGACGCCTATATTGCCGGGTTTCCGGCCCCGGTACAAAAGGTATTGAAACAAATACGGGCTACGGTAAGGGCGGCGGCGCCTGACGCGGAGGAAGCGATCAAGTATGCGATGCCCACGTTTATGCTTAATGGCAAGCAGCTGGTATTGTTTGCGGCTTTCAAAAAACATATTGGTTTTTTCCCGGCGCCTACGGGAGAAAAGGCCTTCGAAAAAAGACCTGGCGGGTTATAA
- a CDS encoding efflux RND transporter periplasmic adaptor subunit, which yields MKRICWIIPIALMVFTQLSCKDKTEVTAGKEGPAGEHKGGHENENTATFTDEQIKSIGIEVGKIEEKQLTASVRANGALRVPNQNKALINSLYSGVVKSLLIQPGDIVKKGQAIATIANPDFIRMQEEWLAIGPKMVLAEQELNRQKELNQGNAGVLKNLQAAESDLRSLTTRKAALEQQIELMGINPAHLSNGKLISVLSLRTPIGGIVSNVSVKMGSYVDVSTAVAEVIDNSQLHLDLFIYEKDLPKLKNNQHIHFTLTNNPGKEYDAQIYSLGSTFEDESKAVSVHAQVKGDKTGLIDGMNITALISLDKVTAPAVPQDAIVTYQGQDYIFMVTDGHQGAEADKGGKKGISFEKVAVAKGTSEVGYTQITLLKPVPAEAFIVIKGAFFVLAKMTNAGDGEHGH from the coding sequence ATGAAAAGAATATGCTGGATCATTCCTATTGCGCTGATGGTTTTTACGCAACTATCCTGTAAGGACAAAACGGAAGTGACTGCAGGCAAAGAAGGGCCTGCAGGAGAACATAAAGGGGGACACGAAAACGAGAACACGGCCACCTTTACTGATGAACAGATCAAGAGCATCGGCATAGAGGTGGGCAAAATAGAAGAAAAGCAACTGACGGCTTCTGTGCGGGCCAATGGGGCTTTGCGGGTGCCGAATCAAAATAAAGCGCTCATCAATTCGCTTTACAGCGGAGTGGTTAAATCGCTATTGATACAACCCGGGGATATTGTAAAAAAAGGACAGGCCATCGCCACGATCGCTAATCCTGATTTTATCCGGATGCAGGAAGAGTGGCTGGCGATCGGTCCGAAAATGGTGCTGGCGGAACAGGAGTTAAACCGGCAAAAAGAGCTGAACCAGGGCAATGCCGGCGTGCTGAAAAACCTGCAGGCAGCGGAATCGGACCTAAGGTCGCTCACTACCCGCAAGGCTGCGCTTGAACAACAAATTGAACTGATGGGTATCAACCCGGCTCATCTTTCGAATGGAAAATTGATCTCTGTCTTGTCGCTACGCACACCTATTGGGGGCATCGTGAGCAATGTGTCGGTGAAAATGGGTAGTTATGTGGACGTAAGCACGGCGGTGGCAGAAGTGATCGATAACAGTCAGCTGCACCTGGATCTCTTTATCTATGAGAAGGACCTTCCCAAGCTGAAGAACAACCAACATATCCATTTTACGCTGACCAATAATCCCGGCAAAGAATATGATGCGCAGATCTACTCGCTGGGTTCTACTTTTGAAGATGAAAGCAAGGCAGTAAGTGTGCATGCTCAGGTGAAAGGGGATAAAACGGGGTTGATCGACGGGATGAACATCACGGCCTTGATCAGCCTGGATAAGGTGACTGCGCCTGCGGTACCGCAGGATGCTATTGTTACTTACCAGGGGCAGGATTATATTTTTATGGTGACGGATGGGCATCAGGGAGCGGAGGCTGACAAGGGAGGGAAAAAAGGAATCAGTTTTGAGAAAGTAGCGGTTGCGAAAGGGACGTCGGAAGTAGGCTATACGCAAATAACGCTGCTGAAACCGGTTCCTGCCGAGGCATTTATAGTAATCAAGGGGGCATTTTTTGTACTGGCCAAGATGACGAATGCAGGAGATGGAGAGCATGGGCATTAA
- a CDS encoding DUF6660 family protein, translated as MKLFAFIMAILIMIMSCTPCADGAGTMQSSKSETKLAAVAESHDHGGTADDCSPLCTCACCSAHSCPQSFITANTAHADNSLLTHGHYYNGTLISISLPIWQPPQLVA; from the coding sequence ATGAAATTATTTGCTTTCATAATGGCCATCCTGATCATGATCATGAGCTGCACACCGTGTGCGGATGGGGCTGGCACTATGCAAAGCAGTAAAAGTGAGACCAAGCTAGCGGCGGTGGCAGAAAGCCACGATCACGGAGGAACGGCTGATGACTGTTCTCCGTTGTGCACCTGCGCCTGCTGTTCGGCCCATTCCTGTCCCCAATCGTTCATTACGGCCAATACGGCACATGCCGATAACAGTCTCTTAACACATGGCCACTATTACAACGGAACATTGATCTCGATCTCCTTACCTATCTGGCAACCGCCTCAATTAGTAGCTTAA